In a genomic window of Ignisphaera sp.:
- a CDS encoding acetate--CoA ligase family protein, with product MKEGLELLFRPRSIAVIGASREPTKLGYAVLKNIVESGYKGKVYPVNPHADQIMGLKAYKSVLDIPDEVDEAVFVIPAPAVPSALEECGKKGVKYAVIISAGFKEIGGEGVEREKRVVEIAKKYGIRVLGPNILGVIDTHTPLNASFGLTPPKGGIAFVSQSGAYLAAIIDWSVKTGIGFSKIISLGNKADLNEIDFIEYLAEDPATKVILLYLESIANPKKFIEVASEVVKKKPILLIKGGMTEAGARAALSHTGSMAGGPLAVQTAMKKAGIVLVSEPIEFFDSAIAFSLMESLPGDRIAIVTNAGGPGVMTADLVALSGLKLAQLSPQTVEYLRSKLPPMAALNNPIDVIGDARSDRYEVALDAVLKDPNVDAAIVILTPQVVTEPEKTAEVIINMHKRYPQKPILAAFIGGPRVEKAIEMLKAAGIPVYESNDRAVTALAIMNRYRVMRERVMEIAKSVSELANLPDIDEKSARALIESVRSEGRKVLLEVEAKELVSYYGIPVATTRLARSEDEAVAIANELGYPVVLKIASPDIIHKSDIGGVKLNLKSESDVREAFRAIMANVKKNAPQAQIYGVVVQTMAPAGREVIVGAVKDPQFGHMIMFGLGGIYTEVFRDVSFSLAPITSYEAREMIMETKSYRLLKGFRGEKPADIEAIVNVLVRASRLVMDIPEIAEMDLNPIFVYEEGKGCKVVDARIVLE from the coding sequence ATGAAGGAAGGGTTAGAACTTTTATTTAGACCAAGATCGATTGCGGTAATAGGCGCTTCAAGAGAGCCGACAAAGCTTGGATATGCAGTTTTAAAGAATATTGTTGAAAGCGGATACAAAGGAAAGGTATATCCGGTGAATCCACATGCCGATCAGATAATGGGGTTAAAAGCATATAAATCGGTGCTTGACATTCCGGATGAGGTTGATGAAGCAGTTTTCGTTATACCAGCACCAGCAGTTCCAAGTGCTCTAGAAGAGTGTGGTAAGAAGGGCGTTAAATATGCTGTAATAATCTCTGCGGGGTTCAAGGAGATCGGTGGAGAAGGTGTTGAGAGGGAGAAGAGAGTTGTTGAGATAGCCAAAAAATATGGCATAAGAGTGCTGGGCCCAAACATACTAGGTGTAATAGATACCCACACACCATTAAATGCATCATTTGGTCTAACACCTCCAAAAGGAGGTATAGCATTCGTTTCCCAGAGCGGAGCTTATCTAGCTGCAATAATCGACTGGTCTGTTAAAACTGGAATAGGATTCTCAAAGATTATTAGTCTTGGTAACAAGGCAGATCTTAACGAAATTGACTTTATAGAGTATCTAGCAGAGGATCCAGCAACAAAAGTTATTCTACTCTATCTCGAGTCTATAGCAAATCCAAAGAAGTTCATAGAAGTAGCATCTGAAGTTGTGAAGAAAAAGCCTATACTACTCATCAAGGGTGGGATGACCGAGGCAGGGGCAAGAGCAGCACTAAGCCACACAGGGTCTATGGCTGGCGGGCCACTAGCTGTGCAAACAGCTATGAAGAAAGCTGGTATAGTGCTAGTATCAGAGCCTATAGAGTTCTTTGACTCAGCAATAGCATTCTCCTTAATGGAGAGCTTGCCAGGTGATAGAATAGCTATTGTAACCAATGCTGGTGGACCAGGTGTTATGACTGCAGATCTGGTTGCTTTGTCAGGCCTCAAACTAGCCCAACTATCACCGCAAACAGTAGAGTATCTGAGATCCAAGCTACCGCCAATGGCAGCACTAAACAATCCAATTGATGTTATAGGCGATGCTAGGTCTGATAGATATGAAGTTGCCTTAGACGCTGTTCTAAAAGATCCGAATGTAGATGCCGCGATAGTCATACTCACACCACAAGTTGTTACAGAACCTGAGAAAACAGCTGAGGTCATAATAAACATGCATAAGAGGTATCCGCAGAAACCAATTCTAGCGGCATTCATAGGAGGGCCAAGGGTTGAGAAAGCTATTGAAATGCTCAAAGCTGCTGGGATACCTGTGTATGAATCTAATGATAGGGCTGTAACGGCTTTAGCTATAATGAATAGATATAGAGTTATGAGAGAGAGGGTAATGGAGATAGCAAAATCTGTGAGTGAACTGGCCAATCTGCCAGACATAGATGAGAAGTCTGCACGGGCTTTAATAGAGAGTGTTAGAAGCGAGGGAAGGAAGGTTCTGCTAGAGGTAGAGGCCAAGGAGCTGGTGAGCTACTATGGCATACCCGTTGCAACAACAAGGCTTGCCAGGTCAGAAGACGAGGCTGTTGCCATTGCCAATGAGCTTGGATATCCAGTTGTATTGAAGATAGCCTCCCCAGACATTATACACAAATCTGATATCGGTGGAGTAAAACTTAACCTCAAGTCGGAAAGCGATGTTAGAGAAGCGTTCAGGGCAATAATGGCAAATGTGAAGAAAAATGCTCCACAAGCACAAATATACGGAGTGGTTGTGCAGACCATGGCTCCAGCAGGAAGAGAGGTCATAGTTGGTGCGGTAAAAGATCCGCAATTTGGACACATGATAATGTTTGGCCTTGGAGGAATATACACAGAGGTCTTCAGGGATGTTTCATTTAGTTTAGCGCCTATAACAAGCTATGAAGCAAGGGAAATGATTATGGAGACAAAGTCATATCGCCTATTAAAGGGCTTCAGAGGAGAGAAGCCAGCAGATATAGAGGCTATTGTCAATGTCTTGGTTAGGGCAAGTAGACTGGTCATGGACATACCAGAAATAGCTGAAATGGATCTAAATCCGATATTTGTATACGAAGAAGGTAAAGGATGTAAAGTAGTTGACGCTAGAATTGTCCTAGAATAA
- a CDS encoding adenylate kinase, whose amino-acid sequence MRLVFIGPPGIGKGTYAKMLNQKYGIPHISTGDIFREEIAKETELGLKIKQYVEKGLLVPDEVVIEVVKSVLQRPECRRGFILDGFPRTIKQAEALDQITTIDVAFLFEAPVEVIVERVSGRLVCPNCGAIYHIKWRPPKVPGVCDVCGHQLVRRKDDEPEVVRTRYQVYRQTFEPVIQYYRKKGILAEIDASRNAEEVIADIEHVLRERGIVKQ is encoded by the coding sequence ATGAGACTGGTTTTCATAGGGCCTCCAGGAATTGGGAAAGGAACATATGCAAAAATGCTCAACCAAAAATATGGTATTCCCCATATCTCAACAGGCGACATATTTAGAGAAGAAATTGCGAAGGAAACTGAGCTCGGTTTAAAGATAAAGCAGTATGTGGAAAAAGGTTTGCTGGTACCAGACGAGGTTGTTATAGAAGTTGTTAAAAGTGTTCTCCAGAGGCCCGAGTGTAGAAGAGGATTTATATTAGATGGGTTCCCAAGGACAATTAAACAGGCTGAGGCTCTTGATCAGATAACAACCATCGATGTAGCGTTCTTATTCGAGGCTCCTGTAGAGGTCATAGTAGAGAGGGTTTCAGGCAGGCTTGTTTGCCCCAACTGTGGTGCCATATACCACATCAAGTGGAGACCACCAAAGGTTCCTGGAGTATGCGATGTTTGTGGGCATCAGCTTGTTAGAAGAAAAGATGATGAGCCAGAGGTTGTCAGAACAAGATACCAGGTCTATAGGCAGACTTTTGAGCCTGTTATACAGTATTATAGAAAGAAAGGTATTCTAGCAGAAATTGATGCCTCTAGAAATGCTGAAGAGGTTATTGCCGATATTGAGCATGTACTAAGGGAACGAGGGATAGTGAAGCAGTAG
- a CDS encoding phenylalanine--tRNA ligase beta subunit-related protein has translation MALSLCRELNKNLSVDDNAKSLGIFVSYTISWLEKEVSLTSYPFEDDVKNLLNFLKSRYSLESLKTDPIVRAYRDFFWRIGIDPTKTRPASEALVRRGLRGSFPRINPVVDAGNIASAYTMVPIGIYDLAYAKYPFKITISRGGEIFRPIGGGEEKLDKGVPILVDSNGLVMHIYPHRDSIETMVRESTKEVLVVGAGVPNVDVALVRKAVEMVVKLLEKIGWSWCGVIELK, from the coding sequence ATGGCTTTGAGTTTATGTAGAGAATTAAACAAAAATCTGAGTGTTGACGATAACGCCAAAAGCCTTGGAATATTCGTCTCTTACACAATTTCATGGCTTGAAAAAGAAGTTTCTCTAACATCGTACCCATTTGAGGATGATGTAAAGAATCTTTTGAATTTTCTAAAGAGCAGATACTCGCTGGAGAGCTTGAAAACAGATCCCATTGTGAGGGCTTATAGGGACTTCTTCTGGAGGATAGGTATAGATCCAACTAAAACAAGACCTGCTAGCGAGGCTCTTGTTAGAAGGGGTTTAAGAGGCTCTTTTCCAAGGATAAACCCTGTCGTCGATGCTGGTAACATTGCATCTGCATACACAATGGTACCGATTGGGATATATGACTTGGCGTATGCTAAATACCCATTTAAAATAACTATTAGTAGAGGTGGGGAGATTTTCAGGCCTATTGGAGGTGGCGAAGAAAAACTTGATAAAGGTGTGCCAATACTCGTGGATTCTAATGGTTTGGTTATGCACATATATCCCCATAGGGACAGCATTGAAACTATGGTGAGGGAGAGTACGAAAGAGGTTTTAGTTGTTGGAGCTGGTGTTCCAAATGTTGATGTAGCTCTTGTTCGAAAAGCAGTTGAAATGGTTGTGAAGCTACTTGAAAAAATTGGTTGGAGTTGGTGTGGCGTGATAGAACTTAAATAA
- a CDS encoding mechanosensitive ion channel family protein, with the protein MKARNRIVIAFIVIVVMAIAIKVFEASMNYLPKELAELYSTYRSIFTALFIIIGGVITIQLFASAVHIVFKGSREAYFIRNIVLVLGYILLILALAITLGIGGEGVLAGATFSGLIIGLALQPVLSNFFSGLLILLSGYLKPGQPVRIAGNIPISLLAFPAYKFFSRDYMIPSLKGQVLEIGFIYTKILDADGQIVKISNTALLNSIVIEKSEESKTIQVRYEFPVLCNPDNVLYELHRRLQMIIKSYRLYIEEQIDKQYYIVLLIAEAPPNVKTREFRSTILKEFIKVHRDLMNSGLCASTAQVK; encoded by the coding sequence ATGAAGGCTAGGAACAGAATAGTCATCGCTTTCATAGTTATTGTAGTAATGGCAATTGCCATAAAGGTCTTTGAGGCCTCTATGAACTATCTTCCAAAAGAACTTGCAGAACTTTATAGTACATACAGAAGCATTTTCACTGCTTTATTTATAATTATTGGTGGAGTAATAACGATACAGCTGTTTGCCTCTGCGGTACATATAGTGTTTAAAGGTTCTAGAGAGGCTTATTTTATTAGAAACATTGTTTTGGTTTTAGGTTACATCCTTCTAATCTTAGCTCTAGCCATAACTTTGGGTATTGGTGGCGAGGGTGTTCTTGCAGGTGCAACATTTTCAGGGCTCATAATAGGTTTAGCTTTACAGCCAGTTTTATCAAACTTCTTCTCAGGTCTTCTAATACTATTGTCTGGATATCTAAAACCTGGTCAACCTGTTAGAATTGCTGGAAACATACCGATATCGCTTCTGGCATTCCCTGCATACAAGTTCTTTAGTAGAGACTATATGATTCCAAGCCTAAAAGGGCAGGTACTTGAAATAGGCTTCATATATACAAAGATACTTGACGCAGATGGACAGATAGTGAAAATCTCTAATACAGCACTCCTCAACAGCATAGTGATAGAGAAATCAGAGGAGAGTAAAACAATTCAAGTAAGATATGAATTTCCAGTACTCTGCAACCCAGACAATGTTTTGTATGAGCTTCACAGAAGATTGCAGATGATTATAAAGAGCTATAGACTATACATCGAGGAGCAAATAGATAAGCAATACTACATAGTATTGCTCATTGCCGAAGCTCCTCCAAATGTGAAAACAAGGGAATTTAGATCTACGATACTAAAAGAGTTCATAAAGGTTCACAGAGATCTTATGAATAGCGGGCTATGTGCATCAACAGCCCAGGTCAAGTAA
- a CDS encoding metal-dependent hydrolase translates to MKRSAHDVFGLAVGLWVSKAFPIADNLLINFFSIIAATMFMNRFIDGFLGHKRFRRTPYTHSFSSLLIASFAIVLLFYCFAQLLGFNMLIHPLQNLFMILLSTGLAHLLADSLTADGIYLFWPFTNRRISLTKKRYDDGLLNSLTIFISLMLTILYLYVEL, encoded by the coding sequence ATGAAGAGAAGTGCTCACGATGTTTTTGGATTAGCTGTTGGCCTATGGGTATCTAAAGCTTTTCCCATTGCAGATAATCTTCTCATAAACTTTTTCAGCATTATTGCTGCAACAATGTTTATGAATAGATTCATTGATGGTTTTTTGGGTCATAAGAGATTTAGAAGAACTCCGTATACACACTCATTTTCTAGTCTTTTGATAGCATCTTTTGCTATCGTCTTATTGTTTTATTGCTTTGCACAACTCCTAGGATTCAATATGCTTATCCACCCGCTTCAAAACTTGTTTATGATACTTCTCTCCACAGGGCTTGCGCATCTCCTAGCGGATTCGTTGACCGCTGATGGAATATATTTGTTTTGGCCTTTCACAAATAGGAGGATATCGCTTACAAAGAAGAGATATGATGATGGTTTATTGAATAGCTTAACCATCTTTATTTCATTGATGCTTACAATACTGTATCTATATGTTGAATTATGA